The stretch of DNA ATCGAGTGGGGGAAAGGGGCCCAACGGGAAAGGCTCACGTGATCATCGCCCCAACCCAGCCTGATGCACAAAAATTAAGAATCACACGGGTGACTAGCAGCTAAATTATCACACAAAATttaataattaatttttatttcaaaacaaattttttttgttgctggaACCATTATTATTGTTCgtgtaaaaaattatttttgaataaatttttttatttcaaaacaaaTTTGACTTAACCTATTTGCTGAGCCGATTTAGACCCAAACTCTAAAACGGGGAGGGAGTTGTGcgactaggggtggtaaagggccgggctctaatcctatgcaattttgagctaaaaaatttaagagCTTTAATGGGCTATAAAGAAACCACTAGGACcatgacccattaccaccccaGTGTGTGCGACAGATGGGCGGGGGTAACGCGCGTTATCCCAGCGCCCCCCGCGCGATGACCTTCACACCCCGCTATGATGCGCGCGCACTGTAACGACCATCCGCGAGAGATACTGTAGTTGGACCAGAGTAACCAGGTCCCAGCAGGACAAGCCCTAGCTTGCTAAATCTCAGTCTAGTATCTGCACGGCTGCGGCGCCATCCATCAGCTACAACATGGCTCCAGAGTGGAGCGACCTCCCTAGCTAGCACCACTACAGTTCTACATCGTCTTCCTTCCATTCCAGGGAACTTTGTACGACAGCCACGATCTAGCAACAGCAAGGATGGGTCACTTGAGTCTCTATCCTATGTACATCATCATCCTCACGACCGCGCTCCTGGGCACTGTTCTCGTCGCTGCCGAGCGGCGGCACCACACCGGTGGGATTGGGTCACTTGTCCGTCACCTCAACGCCGATCCGCTCAGCCACCTGCACCAAGAGCGCAAACACGTGTAAACAAAGGCCAGACCAGGCGCCTTGCGTTGCTGATTTTATTTCATCCCAAAAGAAGCTAGTCCCTCCATCAAAAAATTGTAGATcattttggcaaatctagatacatagtttttattatgcatctagatatatatagtaaaaattatgcatctaaattTGCTAAAATCCTAAAATTTGGAACGGAAGGGATACCTGCCCCCAACACAGAAACGAATATCTGAAGATAAGTGCGGGAAAAATGTTAATTCTTGCATGAGCAGTTATCCAGAATCTTTTTTTCCCCAAAGATAGTTATCCAGAATCTCATCAGGTGCCGGTCCCATCGGGACTATTCTTTAGGCCGTGGCAAATGGAACTCACTGGGCCACAAATGTATCCATCAATTCCCTCTAGTGTGTGACAGAGCTGCCCATTACCCTTCACCAACAGTCCAGTGGGACCTACGCCCGTACTGGCAATAATCCTTACTATCGCTACACCAAACAGCGAACTAATTTCGATACCTCTAGAACAACCGCAGGAACCCATGCCACCAGCAGAGTGGTACCAATTGCGAGACCACTTGCAAGGTACAACTAACATACCAAGAGAAGGGGGGCTACTTTGCCCAGGAGAAAAATTCAGCTGAAGAAATGGTAAATGCTGGGGGTAAGGTGTACAGAAGAAACAGAAGTACCTCCTTGAAAGAGTGAACGTCGCTGCCCCAGAGCCAGGCATCACAGCCGGCATCTCTAGCTCCCCATATATCGTTTCTGCGATCGTCACCAACATGCACGGCTTCTTCAGGCTTCACACCTAAAAGCTCACAGGCCTTCAAAAATATTGTTGGGTTCGGCTTCTCCGCCGCAACCTGTTTGTAGAGTATACAGAAATGAAGAGATTTCAACACAGAAAATTGCCTGGAAATAATGACTATACGGCAATAATATTTCAAACTGAATATACAGGTTTTTGCATAGAAACAAGAACACTACATCACTGGATCACAACAGCAGAAGGTAATAGCATATAATACAAACATGATAACTTGCAGTTGCAAGTGCATCTGTTTCTAACCGAAGCTGAGGAATGACAATAGAAGTCAACAAACCTCTGCTGAAACAGCAACTGCATCAAACCAGTGGTCACATTTCAAGGTCTGCAGAAGTGGCCGTAGACGGGTATCGAAATTGGAGACAACGGCAGTTTTAACACCAGCTCTCCTTAAagctttaaatacattttcagcaTCAGGATCGCAAAGCTTCCAAGCCTAGTAAGCACAAAAGGCTTCTCATTAGTCTGGTTAAGTCAGAGACAACAAAAACAACATTTTAAGTTATTTCTATTTGACGACTACATAGTTAATGTAACCTTTTCTGTCATAAAGTATTGATACAGTTCCTCAAAGTATTGTGCATCTGAACAGCCTGTAGAAGAAGTTACTATGTGCTGCCAGAAGGGTCTCCCATCATCCACATACCTGCTCCATGTTGTGCAATAAGTTAATCTCTAAATGGATCAATGATAATATAGAGAACAGACATTCTATAAAAGGATAATTTAGAGAATAGCAGGAACATGTAATACTACAGCAGAACAAGTATGAAGTATAACAATAATAGTTAGGTTTGCAAtgaaaacataaaaaaataaacaaataaaagGCTTGCAATGATCAGCACAGGCCCACATCCAAACATGTCTAGAAATAACATTATCTCTGGACGATTTCCAAAAAAGGGTGCTGCCCATAAGTAATCACAAAAGAACAGATGAGTGCAAGGACAAAAGAGGGCCCATTttatcaacaaaaaaaaatctatgtaTATAAATATATCTGCAGTACCAAGTATGGGGAAACAAGAAATAAAAATGGAGCCAGATTAAATTGGTCTATGGATGCACCTTTGAGGTAAGGTTCTCATCCAACTATCTGATTGGGAAACACGGCATATAAATGTGTTTACATAGAATAAGATTAAATAACACTGTAGTCCTGCTCTAAAAAGCTAGAAGTGATGCTGGGGCACAATTTCTTTTGGAAAAGAGTAATTTTGCAGGGCTTGTTGTCTGAGGATCCATAAAAGACATGTCTAACTTTATGTGTCTGGGGACAAAGAGATATGGAAGCCTTAAGCAGCAAcccattttttttgtgaaaatagATCTTAAGGATGCAGCTTGATACTAAAATAAACAAACCCAGAGAATGAAAAGTAATGCAATAGCTTGCCTCATCTAACCGCTTCACTATTTTAAAGTCTTCCTTTTTGCCAATTTGTCATTATTTGAGAATCTAGGGCTGCTAATAAGTAGCAGGTGAACCGAGAGCCACTATCCGTACaagtgattttttttctaatttgtcGTTATTTGTGAATCTAGGGCTGCTAATAAGTAACAGTTGAACTGAGAGCCCTTGTGCGTACAAGTGGCAAGGCAGTTGTGTACTAGGAGTACTTAATCCTTGTATGAACTGAGCACTGTTAAATGTTGTTTTGCGCAACATGCATGGCACCGCACACCAATTTTCATGCAGGGTCATATGGAGTTGACAACATAGaaaacttgcatgaaaacaaatCACTGAAAAAGGAAGAAGAGTAATCTCCAACGTCAGCAAATTGACCTTTCAGCTAATCAACTAGCATCACACCAACAAAAAGTCACTAAGTCTAACCAAAAGAGTACACAGACAGGGAACAGGGCAGTATGGCATAACCAGAAATTCCTACACAGGCTGACAGGCATCACCACATCAGAACAGAGTAAGACAAACTGCCAGTAAATGGCATATTTAAGCATCAGAAATTCGCACCTGAGACGAGATCCGCCCCATGGTTGCTCATATGCCCGCCTGTACCTCATCAGGATCTCATCTTCAGAATACTTCACTCCATACTTCTCACCAATGCTCTTATACACCTAAGCAGAGGGAACAGACAaacaattcagaaaaaaaactttTACAGACAAATTTGAACCACAGGAGCCACATTAACGCAGTATAAAATCGACACCAACAATTCAATCCGAACAGCATTGATCAGAAAGACTATCGTGCTACAAGAGCGCAGCTCAATCGCCAACCAGACTGCAAATCACAGTATCACGCTACACGCCTACATACACCCTGAGGTAAGGATCACTGACTGACGCTGCGAGTCGCGAGAACACGAAGAAGGGGCCTTGAAGAGGAAGGAAATGGCAAATCTCACCGACCTGTGCCGTGGGCTGGGCGGGGACGACGAGGGTGCCCACGGCGTCGACGAGGAGGGCGCGATGCGTGACGTCGCCGTAGATGGACTTGCGGTAGTCGTAGTACTCCCGCGCCGCCGAGAGCTCCCACCCggtcctctcctcctcctcctccttgtccctccccctccccctctccctctccctctccctcttcgcCGCGGACGACGTCCCCAGCCACCGCCCTCTcgagagcgccgccgcgcgcgccctcgCAGCCGCCGAgcgcagcgccggcgccgccatttCCGCGTGTGCAGGTGGAGCTGGTAGGCGATGGGCGTGGTCGCGGGGCTCGGGCGCTCGGTGGCCGGCACCAGGAAATGTGATGGGCAGCGGCGCTGGGGATGGAGATGTGTGATGTCAGATGTGCGCGGCGAAGCGAGGGAGGTGCGGGGGCTTGCGGCGGCAGGAGGTGGCTTTTCTGTTGCTCTTTCCTTGCTAGGAGTGGTGGTGTGTACTGcttctgttttcttttcttcttggcAAGGGTTTTCCGTTTTCGTTTGGTTTTGGACCATCACTTGGGCTCGGGGGGGCCTTCTGGAACATGTTCATCAGGCACTGCCGGTTGTTCTGCTGAACCCTTTGCATCTTTGGTAAGCTTGGAATGACAAGTTGACAACGATGACAGACTGATTTTAAAGCATTTTCTTCATAGCCAATGCAAATATTTGGGTAGAAGATTACCGGTATATTATCTTAAAATATCACCGGGTGGAAAATTCATATATAGTAGAAAAATCGACAGAAGGTAAAAGTTTAGTAGGAGTCAttgctaaaaatatatatattcttgTGCAAGCAATTATGTTGTAGTTATCAAACTTTATATAATGAAATCCAATATGGTTGGAGTAAACTTGCGAATTCTATACTAAAGTACAAACGTCCCATCAAAATTTTGATTGTGATCAAATTCTCAAGAGACGGATTTCATGACTTATGGTTGACATCGCCTTAAGTGTCATTTTCAGGACCACACAATGTGTAGTAGGGCATGTCATCCTACATTTGACGCTGATGTTTAGATTTAAAATGAGGCCTTGTTTAGCatccttcaaaatttcaaaactttataagattctccgtcacatcgaatcatttaacacatgcatgaagtattaaatgtagctaaataaaataactaattacacagtttgtctataatttgcgagacggaTTTTTTAGCCTAATTAACCCATGACggaataataattaccaaatacaaacaaaattgctacagtgttttacacccaaaactttACGCATCTAAACCAGGTCTGAATACAAAGACTCGCAGCATGAAATGCTATTACTTTTATTTTTATCGTTATTATTTTTATACTAATTAGTAGTCAGTTTCATTTATAGTAGTATAGATATTTCATTTCAGAGTCTTGATATAAATATACCTCTAAGATATAGGAGTTTTTCAGTCCAGTTTTGTACCGAATAGTTAGctagttcaaaaaaaatgtgTAAAAGAATGTTAAACAATATGCAATCAATGGAAATGAATTTCTATAGAGTACCCGAAAAATGATCTAATAATCAGAAAGTAATCACTTCATATAAGACACATCTATGTACGCCATGAATATTGAAGTTCCTACACCTTGATTGGTAAAAATTGAAGCAATATAACATTTATAGGATAGCCAAGAACCATGGCTACAACCAAAACGCttattgtcggtaccctgtaaaaGGGATACTcactcttactgcggcaaggcaggacccgtgTAGTTATCCATAACTGCGCacaaaggacggagtagccaggacCCACGGgccaggctctttcctcaccaggccaatggccccggacccgtttcccgcctggggatgggtccgaagacaccacgtgtccctaaGGAAGGAAAGTTCCGAGTTGACAGCCGAGGTCTCGGACCCCCAATAGAGGTCCGGGgcctcctgcgtccatccggaccttccttaccgcgtgggggtccggagccgctacgtgtcccggaggcacgggcgcgggctcgtgcgcgagcCCTCCGCtcgaagactcgcccacccaccgcatttaatgcagatggttgaggcgtgctctgtcgccgtggcacgcgggacagcctttgtcaggcctcactgtgcaccgcgtattaccaaggtacacagtgcagccgcctgtgccgcacccgcgcagagcccgtctgccgcattaattggatacgatggcacgacgcttttccatcatgccgcctacgccgcaagctacacggcccgttcagctacgtggcaggcaacGCCGCTAGCTATGCCCGGCGTCGTTCCGACAAGGCAGCGCCTGGACACGCCGGACAGAGGATTCTGGGAGCAGGCAATGGAATCCAGGAGagggatctccttcgcctgcgacgccataattatgaacagtacgttatcttgtactacatcattgggcccacctgtcggggtctcaacggccatgtacacgtccccttgagatataaaaaggAGGCGCTCGCTATACacgacacacaagctctcgcggactctctcgaggcaaggcaatacaacacacagtggacgtagggttttacgctccggcggcccgaaccactctaaatcctgctgtgttcatcgtgttcttgagcgagatcaaattaggactagctaacccccgagtacacaccctctgggcttaggcaggtgccttccgccacccggctgtggtttgcagcaccacgacacttATGTTACACTATATTTGAGCACAGAGAAGGGAAATGATATATCATACCTCAAAAATAGAAGGATAGAGTGGAATTTGTAACTTGCAAATGTTATCATCATTGGTATACAAAGGCAAGGTGAGCTACACCAAAATTACAGTAAGTTGATCGTAGTATGGTATTGAGAACATTTTGTTTAAGACAAACAGCTATCTCATTTTTGTAATCGCTCATATTAATTCTATTTAATGCCGATGGAAGAAGATGGTTGCTAGAGGGAACATATACAATTCGGAAGAATTACACACATCCTcataacatttatttaatattacAGCCTATCTCTTGTAATATTACTACCTCTCCACTTGTCTTATGATAAGCTCCCGGACAACTAATTAAGTTTGTAAGATACTTTATCATAATACATCAACACATCTCTATATGTCCAAATTACTGTCGAACAATACACACCGATAATTTCTCTCCCTgcacttagagcatctccaagagtttacTAAATTTTACTTGGCAAATCTTGtattttgccaacttctaaaaagatatgccaagtaaaacaAGAACTCATCTTCaatagtttggcataattcacttgccaaacccAGATATAACTTACATCAAGAacttgagagagaaacaaaattatgtttATGCATTTCCATCTTATgaaaacttacatcaggaaccctgagacagaaacaaaattatttttCGACGTCCAAAGCAAGTTTTGTTTCTCCTGACTTGGAAATAATATCTTGGAGATGCACTTAAATAACACATGCTTTTTACTTACCGCGAAATAATATCTTACTCGACATCAAAGCAAGTCTTCTTCGACGTCCAATGTTTTTTTCTAACTACATCCGGCAAAATACACGTATGTTGGTCAACAAATACTACAGGGACTTCTCTTCTTCTGATACAGGCCGATCCTGCTCAGCGCGTTAAGTTTGGTCACACGGCCACTCATTCGCTGCCTCACTAAGAACAATTTTGATGGGGTTTTTAAATTTGGGTGAGCAAATGCTCATTAAAAGTGCACTTTTAAATTTTACTCACTCAAATATAGGCCTCCACTCCAGCAGACTGAGTAAATTGTGCTTCCAATAATTGGCAGCCCAAATAGATGGCCATCAAATTAGGAGGGTGTGGGGAGAAATTTGGAAGACCTATCAAAATGATAGCCCATTTGCTCCCCTGTTGGAAATTAATTTTTGATGTCTACCAAATAAATCTTTATATAAAAGTACATTTGTTCTTTCTACTCGAGTTGCGttaacagtttttttttcttagccACCAAGGCTACCTCGGGTCCATTCCTCTGCCACGCCGAAAACCCCGTATAAAACTCGCACCGCCCTCCCACGGATCAAACCACCCTTCGAAAAGCCGCGGAAAAGGACAGGAAaaaggaggaagggagggcggGATGGACGCGTTCAtggactcggtgggctccatcttccgcggcggcgacgtcctCCCCTGGTGCGATCGCGACATCATCGCCGTAAGCTCCTTCGTCCGCCCAGCTCCACGCGCCcctctttcccctcgcttctcaCCGGGAGACCATGGCTCGGCCTCGGCTGCCTCCCTGGGGAGGCCTGGTGATGAGTGCCCCCCCTCCCCAATTCGACCCTTTCTTCcaaatttgggggggggggggggttggaatGCGCGCGAATGGTTGACGAATCGGCGTGGATTTCGCTGCCCGCGCTGCTGAGTCGTTTGTTCCCGACGAACTCTGGGA from Panicum virgatum strain AP13 chromosome 9K, P.virgatum_v5, whole genome shotgun sequence encodes:
- the LOC120652315 gene encoding haloacid dehalogenase-like hydrolase domain-containing protein 3 — translated: MAAPALRSAAARARAAALSRGRWLGTSSAAKRERERERGRGRDKEEEEERTGWELSAAREYYDYRKSIYGDVTHRALLVDAVGTLVVPAQPTAQVYKSIGEKYGVKYSEDEILMRYRRAYEQPWGGSRLRYVDDGRPFWQHIVTSSTGCSDAQYFEELYQYFMTEKAWKLCDPDAENVFKALRRAGVKTAVVSNFDTRLRPLLQTLKCDHWFDAVAVSAEVAAEKPNPTIFLKACELLGVKPEEAVHVGDDRRNDIWGARDAGCDAWLWGSDVHSFKEVAERIGVEVTDK